The genomic window GTCGTCTGAAGAATATCTTCTAAATTTAAAGATTGACGGATACGTTGACCTATTTGTGCAATCAGTTGTTCTCGCTCTGCCTGCTGTTGATGTAATTCCTCTAATCTCTTACGCTCAGTAATTTCACGTTGAATTGATATCCAATGAGTGTACCAACCTCTTTCGTCTGTTACTGGTGAGATGTTCAACTCTACCCAAAACTCCGAGCCGTCTTTAGAGTAATTAATTATCTCTACGCGGACAGGTTGCCATGAATTAAGCGCAGTTCTAATCTTAGCAAGCGTTGCTCGATTGGTTTTTGGCCCTTGAAGGAGGCGCGGTGTCTTACCTTTAATTTCCTCAAGACTATACCCTGTCATGCGAGTAAAGGCTTGGTTAACGTATATAATTCTGGGGCCTGGCTTACTAACTGGTTCAGCTTCCGTTATCAAAACGGCATCATTGGCGTTAATTACTACCGACTCTAGTAGTCGTAACTGCTGTTCTGCTTGCTTGCGATCGTTAATATCACTAACACTACCTGTCAAACGCTCAATACCATCAATGCCTCTTTGAGCAATTCCTCTAGTTAGCACCCAGCGATAGCTACCATCTTGGTGTAATAAGGGATGTTCGCTTTCAAAGTTGGGAACTAATCCTTCTAAATAAGCATAAATTTGGGTTTTCACCTGATTTATGCTCAGAGGATGTACTCGATTGAGCCACTCATCAATAGTGTCACCGATTTCATCCTCTTGATAACCCAGCATGGCTTTCCAACGAGGAGAAAAATAAACTTGATTGGTTTTTAAATTCCAATCCCATACTCCCTCGTTGGTAGCAGACATTGCCAGTGCATAGCGTTGTTCACTGATACGTAATGCTTCTACCAATTGCGCTTGAGCAACGGCAATGCCAAGGTGATCGGCTATTTGTTTGAGTAAATCAATTTCAAAGCTATTCCAATTTCTTGGTTGGAGGCATTGATGGGCAACGAATAAACCCCAAAGTTGCTGTTTAAAAACTATCGGTACAACTAATTTAGCCTGCACCCCAAATGAACTCAAAAACTCCACTAAGCACGGAGATATTTCAGCTTTTTGGATATCGTCGATCGCTTTAACGCGCCCTTGGGTATATAGCTGGTGATAGTCTTCTGGAAAAATTTCTGGGGGAAAAGTTATGCCTAAAACCTGTGGCAAACCATCAATAACTGCCTCACACACGGCGCTACCAGTGCCATCTGCCCAAAGGCGATAGATCAACAGGCGATCGCAGTTTAGCAGTTGCCGCACTTCGGTCACCGTTGTTTGCAGAATTTCGTCTAATTCTAATGATTGACGAATTTTGAGTGCGATCGCGCCCAGTAACTGCAAATACTGATTTTGGCGTTTTAATTCTTGTTCAGGTTCAACAAGCTGACTGAAGTTTAAATCTTTTACTTGCTTCAGTTCCCCAAGTTTTTCTCGGTTATTAGTACGCGGTTTGGACATGAAACATAATTTTGACTTTAGCTGCTGGTTAGAGACTTAACAATTGACAGTTGACAACTAGCTCTCAGTAGTTAGGGCTTGTACAAGTTCAAATTAACTAGCAACTAAATTTTCT from Oculatellaceae cyanobacterium includes these protein-coding regions:
- a CDS encoding diguanylate cyclase; its protein translation is MSKPRTNNREKLGELKQVKDLNFSQLVEPEQELKRQNQYLQLLGAIALKIRQSLELDEILQTTVTEVRQLLNCDRLLIYRLWADGTGSAVCEAVIDGLPQVLGITFPPEIFPEDYHQLYTQGRVKAIDDIQKAEISPCLVEFLSSFGVQAKLVVPIVFKQQLWGLFVAHQCLQPRNWNSFEIDLLKQIADHLGIAVAQAQLVEALRISEQRYALAMSATNEGVWDWNLKTNQVYFSPRWKAMLGYQEDEIGDTIDEWLNRVHPLSINQVKTQIYAYLEGLVPNFESEHPLLHQDGSYRWVLTRGIAQRGIDGIERLTGSVSDINDRKQAEQQLRLLESVVINANDAVLITEAEPVSKPGPRIIYVNQAFTRMTGYSLEEIKGKTPRLLQGPKTNRATLAKIRTALNSWQPVRVEIINYSKDGSEFWVELNISPVTDERGWYTHWISIQREITERKRLEELHQQQAEREQLIAQIGQRIRQSLNLEDILQTTVAEVREFLGCDRVLIYRVWSDGTGSAVKEAVVPGWDEILGRTFPAEVFPQEYHQLYCDGRIRAIADVEKDAIAPCLVEFLHELQVKAKLVVAILQGEKLWGLLIAHHCSAPRSWQQLEINLLSSLATQVAIAIKQSELYHKLQGANQELQSLASSDSLTNIGNRRCFDQTLEQEWLRLRREQQCLSLILCDIDCFKLYNDTYGHQAGDYCLQQVAKAISRAAKRPRDLAARYGGEEFAIVLPHTDLRGALRVAEEIRSFVQELKILHANSVVSQYVTLSLGVATTIPSLDSSATMLIAMADEALYQAKKQGRDRVVYL